In the genome of Croceimicrobium hydrocarbonivorans, one region contains:
- a CDS encoding MbnP family protein has protein sequence MKTSIKTILTLLVLAFIITNCKDDEDGKTTPAATVNFQTEIVLSDGGSTKYHIGDTLRMSTGYDFNLKKFKLYLSHITLVSASSETEMEDILLADVGNSNTGAFSARVKPGTYTSLRLGFGLDPEQNDKDPESFPQDHPLSSYNQMYWTMLKYRFAILEGRSDYTGQLNGDTSDVLNAYHPGLDSLYKVVTYPINLVLKDGNVQAINLQVVFDELFSAGEGIDLRNEPQTHSEMGSATVPGDFHIAKKFMDNLAETARIEIP, from the coding sequence ATGAAAACAAGTATTAAGACCATTCTCACTCTGCTGGTTCTTGCCTTTATTATTACAAATTGCAAGGACGATGAGGATGGAAAAACCACTCCTGCCGCCACGGTTAATTTCCAAACGGAAATTGTTTTGAGTGACGGTGGATCTACCAAATATCATATTGGTGATACCCTGCGCATGTCCACTGGATATGACTTCAACCTGAAAAAATTCAAGCTTTATTTAAGCCATATTACCTTGGTTTCAGCAAGCTCTGAAACAGAAATGGAAGACATCCTATTAGCTGATGTGGGGAATAGCAATACCGGTGCTTTTTCAGCCCGAGTTAAACCTGGCACCTACACCTCCCTTCGTTTGGGATTTGGCTTAGACCCCGAACAAAATGATAAGGATCCGGAGAGTTTCCCTCAAGATCATCCTCTTTCTTCTTACAATCAGATGTATTGGACCATGCTGAAATATCGCTTTGCGATTTTGGAAGGTCGCTCTGATTATACCGGGCAATTAAATGGCGATACCAGTGATGTACTCAATGCCTATCACCCTGGTTTAGATAGTCTTTATAAGGTGGTGACTTATCCGATCAATCTGGTATTGAAAGACGGTAATGTTCAGGCCATCAATTTACAGGTTGTTTTTGATGAGCTCTTTTCTGCCGGTGAAGGAATTGACCTTCGCAATGAACCGCAAACCCATAGCGAAATGGGTAGTGCCACCGTTCCCGGTGACTTCCATATTGCTAAAAAGTTTATGGATAACTTGGCGGAAACTGCCCGTATAGAAATTCCGTAA
- a CDS encoding lysophospholipid acyltransferase family protein, with the protein MKIRFRDPFGNSLIIKRILIFAFGLIAYYRFNVANKTQVSGTKVLKGLRKKNVLFVSNHQTYFADVTGMYQVFCCAKWGVYDRINFPFFVLNPKINIYFVAALETMSAGILPKLFAYVGSVSIKRTWREAGKTIDRGVDPRDIKKIYTAMENGWVITFPQGTTTPFVGGRKGTAHIIKETKPIVIPVVVDGFRRAFDKKGLFMKKKGVNLSIRFKEPLDIDYEKDSAAILEQIMDSIEQSDEFNTMKKIEEDSELSNV; encoded by the coding sequence ATGAAAATACGCTTTAGGGATCCCTTCGGAAACTCCTTGATCATCAAGCGAATATTAATCTTCGCTTTCGGACTTATTGCCTACTATCGATTTAATGTGGCCAATAAAACTCAGGTAAGTGGCACCAAGGTTTTAAAAGGTCTTCGCAAAAAAAATGTGCTTTTTGTAAGTAATCATCAAACCTATTTTGCGGATGTAACCGGCATGTACCAAGTTTTTTGCTGCGCCAAATGGGGTGTGTATGATCGAATTAACTTCCCCTTCTTCGTATTAAATCCTAAGATCAACATCTATTTCGTAGCGGCCTTAGAAACCATGTCGGCCGGTATCTTACCCAAGCTTTTCGCCTATGTTGGTTCGGTATCGATAAAACGTACTTGGCGCGAAGCTGGAAAAACCATTGATCGTGGTGTAGATCCCCGCGACATTAAAAAGATTTATACCGCCATGGAAAATGGTTGGGTAATCACCTTCCCTCAGGGAACCACCACCCCCTTTGTAGGAGGCAGAAAAGGAACGGCTCATATTATTAAAGAAACTAAACCCATCGTTATCCCGGTGGTGGTAGATGGTTTCCGTCGTGCTTTCGACAAGAAAGGTCTCTTTATGAAGAAGAAGGGCGTTAATCTAAGTATCCGCTTTAAAGAGCCATTAGATATCGATTACGAAAAAGATTCGGCCGCCATTTTGGAGCAAATTATGGACAGTATTGAGCAGAGTGACGAGTTTAACACTATGAAAAAGATAGAGGAAGACTCAGAACTTTCCAACGTTTAA
- a CDS encoding NUDIX hydrolase yields MEFSKFKKVLEQAQSKSLPGEEAQKLLAPMGRGSLADLNLDLSKVRQAGVLALFENVDDEAQLILTSRTEYPGTHSGQVSFPGGSLEAEDPNFQFTAQRETLEEIGVSPDEYSIWGELSPLYIPPSNFMVHPFLAWADGPLKMIPEEKEVAAIHRIALDRFLAEDAISIRPIKMSNGFKIKSPAFMMDGLLIWGATAMMISEIRQLFLREKVSL; encoded by the coding sequence ATGGAATTTAGCAAGTTTAAAAAAGTCTTGGAACAGGCGCAGTCCAAGTCCCTTCCGGGAGAAGAAGCGCAAAAACTATTAGCTCCCATGGGCCGTGGTTCCTTAGCCGATCTCAACTTGGACCTCTCCAAGGTGCGCCAGGCGGGGGTATTAGCTCTCTTCGAAAATGTAGACGATGAGGCACAGTTAATCCTGACATCAAGGACCGAGTATCCCGGCACCCATAGTGGTCAGGTTTCCTTTCCTGGTGGAAGTTTGGAAGCTGAGGATCCCAATTTTCAGTTTACCGCTCAAAGGGAAACCCTGGAAGAAATTGGGGTTTCACCCGATGAATATTCGATTTGGGGCGAATTAAGTCCGCTTTACATTCCCCCCAGTAATTTCATGGTTCATCCTTTTTTGGCTTGGGCCGATGGTCCTTTAAAAATGATTCCGGAGGAAAAGGAAGTAGCCGCCATCCATCGAATTGCTCTGGATCGCTTTTTAGCGGAAGATGCGATTAGCATACGCCCGATTAAAATGTCTAATGGCTTCAAAATCAAAAGTCCAGCCTTTATGATGGACGGTTTGCTAATCTGGGGCGCTACCGCCATGATGATATCCGAAATCCGACAGCTATTCCTTCGAGAAAAAGTAAGCCTGTAG
- a CDS encoding LysR family transcriptional regulator, protein MTLTQLTYLIAVDNHRHFARAAEACFVTQPTLSMQIQKLEEELGVLLFDRSKHPVRPTTIGEKLIAQARTILHEAERMNQILQESKNVLEGPFKLGVIPTVTPSLVPRFLSKFTAKFPKIQLHVMELTTEMIVEKLQRDELDAGILATPLKERSIIEKPLYYEPFMAYIPKEHRLGKEAFVTNSELDIDDILLLNEGHCFRNSVINLCNTNPTFGGKNIDLESGNFDILVKLSKKGYGMTLVPYLYAIDLPKEEQPQVKPIADPKPTREISLVYSRAELKIKVIEELARIIKSSVPEKLLESSEAVLSPVQTV, encoded by the coding sequence ATGACACTTACTCAACTCACTTACCTCATAGCCGTAGATAATCATCGGCACTTCGCGCGAGCGGCAGAAGCTTGCTTTGTAACGCAACCTACTCTTTCCATGCAAATTCAGAAGCTGGAAGAGGAACTAGGCGTTTTGCTTTTCGACCGTAGTAAGCATCCGGTGCGCCCTACTACCATTGGCGAAAAACTGATTGCTCAGGCGCGTACGATTTTGCATGAAGCGGAGCGAATGAATCAAATACTGCAGGAATCTAAAAATGTACTGGAAGGACCCTTTAAATTGGGAGTAATTCCAACCGTAACCCCTTCTTTGGTGCCTCGATTCTTGAGTAAATTCACCGCTAAATTCCCTAAGATTCAGCTGCATGTAATGGAGCTTACCACGGAAATGATCGTTGAAAAATTGCAGCGCGATGAATTGGATGCCGGAATTTTAGCCACTCCTTTAAAGGAACGCTCCATTATCGAAAAGCCTCTGTACTATGAGCCCTTTATGGCATATATTCCTAAAGAACATCGTTTGGGAAAAGAAGCTTTTGTAACCAATTCGGAATTGGATATTGATGACATCTTGCTTCTTAATGAGGGCCATTGCTTCCGTAATTCGGTGATTAACCTCTGTAATACCAATCCAACTTTTGGGGGTAAGAATATCGACCTCGAAAGTGGAAACTTTGATATTTTGGTGAAGCTCTCGAAAAAGGGCTATGGTATGACCCTAGTGCCTTATCTCTATGCAATTGATTTACCCAAGGAAGAACAACCTCAGGTGAAACCGATTGCTGATCCAAAGCCCACGCGTGAAATTAGCCTGGTTTATTCTCGGGCGGAACTGAAAATCAAGGTGATTGAGGAATTGGCTCGTATCATTAAAAGTTCGGTTCCGGAGAAATTGTTAGAATCCAGTGAAGCGGTATTAAGTCCGGTACAAACGGTTTAA
- a CDS encoding LON peptidase substrate-binding domain-containing protein, with translation MEKFPLFPLNLFMLPGDYTQLYIFEERYKQLINESWEQDSSFGLPFSNKLNARNYGTAVKVHEIVKRHANGEMEIVIRAVGNFRLDKFHYQKEGKLYPCGEVEFFTPDGKAKASEGLLARFKEHLLQSNNLDAELLALESPSIFEIAGVLNLSDIQKMEFVGIRGLAKMEDYLFNYLRYLELLQEQEAHVYQNFYLN, from the coding sequence ATGGAAAAATTTCCCTTATTTCCTTTAAACCTCTTTATGCTGCCTGGGGATTATACCCAGCTCTACATTTTTGAAGAACGCTATAAGCAGTTAATCAACGAAAGTTGGGAGCAAGACAGCAGCTTTGGCTTGCCCTTTTCCAATAAATTAAATGCCCGCAATTACGGTACTGCCGTTAAGGTGCATGAAATTGTGAAAAGGCATGCCAATGGTGAAATGGAGATTGTGATTCGGGCCGTAGGTAATTTTAGATTAGACAAATTCCACTATCAAAAGGAAGGTAAACTCTATCCTTGTGGCGAAGTGGAGTTTTTTACCCCAGACGGAAAAGCCAAAGCTTCAGAAGGTTTGCTAGCCCGTTTTAAGGAGCATCTCTTACAGAGCAATAATCTCGATGCCGAACTTCTGGCCCTGGAGAGTCCCAGCATTTTTGAAATTGCCGGAGTCCTCAATCTTAGCGATATCCAGAAAATGGAGTTTGTAGGAATTCGAGGTCTGGCGAAAATGGAGGACTATCTATTCAATTACCTTCGCTATCTGGAACTTTTACAGGAACAGGAAGCCCATGTCTATCAAAACTTTTATCTCAATTAG
- a CDS encoding peptidylprolyl isomerase, with protein sequence MSIKTFISISVLSFLALSCQNSDSSQAADLQSSSSEKAESVKMEKAKSGAYPTWESDSAAQAYLELYGAENPERKIRIKTDFGDIDIELYSNTPVHRANMIYLIKEHQYFNGTWFHRVSKDHVIQAGNNDEYSLKKRRDKIGKYELPAEALGSNYHSYGAVAMARSYSNNPEKKSDPFEFYINLGKTYSEAQLKLMEEEYDISLNAEQVQLYSSVGGSPHLDQEHTVIGRVLKGMDVVEEIAKVETDQGEWPLKNIPIQIILNK encoded by the coding sequence ATGTCTATCAAAACTTTTATCTCAATTAGTGTACTGAGCTTTTTAGCTCTTTCTTGTCAAAATTCGGATTCATCGCAAGCAGCGGATCTTCAATCGTCTAGCTCTGAAAAAGCAGAGTCGGTAAAAATGGAGAAGGCTAAGTCTGGGGCGTATCCAACCTGGGAGTCGGATAGCGCAGCCCAGGCCTATCTGGAGCTTTATGGAGCTGAGAACCCGGAACGAAAAATTCGGATTAAAACCGACTTTGGAGACATCGACATCGAGCTTTACAGCAATACTCCGGTGCATCGGGCTAATATGATTTACCTAATTAAGGAACATCAATATTTTAATGGCACTTGGTTTCATCGCGTAAGCAAGGATCATGTTATTCAAGCTGGGAATAATGATGAGTACAGCTTAAAAAAGCGCCGCGATAAAATTGGCAAATACGAATTGCCGGCAGAGGCCTTGGGAAGCAATTACCATTCGTATGGAGCGGTAGCCATGGCAAGGTCCTATTCCAATAATCCGGAAAAGAAATCTGATCCTTTTGAGTTTTACATCAATTTGGGAAAGACCTACAGTGAGGCCCAATTAAAATTGATGGAGGAAGAGTACGATATCTCTTTAAATGCAGAGCAAGTACAATTGTATTCAAGCGTAGGAGGCAGTCCCCATTTGGATCAAGAGCATACGGTAATTGGTCGGGTGCTAAAGGGAATGGATGTGGTAGAAGAGATCGCTAAAGTGGAGACTGATCAAGGCGAATGGCCATTAAAAAATATACCCATCCAAATTATTTTAAACAAATAG